The following proteins are encoded in a genomic region of Neisseria perflava:
- a CDS encoding SDR family oxidoreductase — protein MTTLADKTILVTGASQGLGEQVAKAYAAAGATVILVARHQKRLEKVYDAIVAAGSPEPFAICFDLMSAEEKEFKQFAETIDEATGGKLDGVVHCASYFYALSPLDFQTVSEWVNQYRINTVAPMGLTRALFPLLKQSEDASVIFVGESHGEKPQAYWGGFGASKAALNYLCKVAADEWERFDNLRANVLVPGAINSPQRIKSHPGESKSERKNYEDVLPQFIWWASRESRGRTGEIVYL, from the coding sequence ATGACGACATTAGCGGACAAAACCATCTTGGTTACCGGCGCATCCCAAGGCTTGGGCGAGCAGGTTGCCAAAGCCTATGCGGCGGCCGGAGCGACTGTCATTTTGGTGGCGCGTCATCAAAAGCGTTTGGAAAAAGTATATGATGCCATTGTGGCTGCGGGCAGCCCAGAGCCGTTTGCCATCTGCTTTGATTTGATGAGCGCTGAGGAAAAAGAATTTAAACAGTTTGCGGAAACCATTGATGAAGCTACCGGCGGAAAATTGGATGGCGTGGTGCATTGCGCCAGCTATTTCTATGCCTTGTCGCCATTGGATTTCCAAACCGTATCGGAATGGGTCAACCAATACCGTATCAATACCGTTGCGCCTATGGGCCTGACCCGTGCGCTGTTCCCATTGTTGAAGCAATCCGAAGACGCTTCTGTGATTTTTGTCGGCGAAAGCCACGGCGAAAAACCGCAAGCCTATTGGGGCGGTTTCGGAGCTTCTAAAGCCGCGCTTAATTATTTGTGTAAAGTGGCCGCGGACGAGTGGGAACGTTTTGACAATCTGCGTGCCAATGTTTTGGTGCCGGGGGCCATCAATTCGCCGCAACGTATCAAATCCCATCCGGGCGAATCGAAAAGCGAACGTAAAAACTACGAAGATGTCCTGCCGCAATTTATTTGGTGGGCAAGTCGAGAGAGCAGGGGGCGGACAGGCGAAATCGTCTATCTGTAA
- a CDS encoding ComEA family DNA-binding protein: MKKFLFGVFAAVCTAFSLAAVNVNTASSAELEALPGIGPAKAKAIVEYRQKNGAFKSVEELKNVKGIGDAVLNKLKAEATVSSAAPKAAQPAVKK; the protein is encoded by the coding sequence ATGAAGAAATTTTTATTTGGTGTCTTTGCCGCCGTGTGTACGGCATTCTCTTTGGCTGCCGTGAATGTCAATACGGCCTCTTCTGCCGAGCTGGAGGCATTGCCGGGTATCGGCCCGGCTAAGGCGAAAGCGATTGTGGAATACCGTCAGAAGAACGGTGCGTTCAAATCGGTGGAGGAGCTGAAAAACGTGAAGGGCATCGGTGATGCGGTGCTGAACAAGTTGAAGGCGGAGGCGACGGTTTCTTCTGCCGCGCCTAAGGCTGCACAGCCTGCCGTGAAAAAATAA
- the thiL gene encoding thiamine-phosphate kinase encodes MTEFDFIRQYLQRQKSEGLILGIGDDAAIIRPSNGFDLCFSADMLVKGRHFFEDVLPEDLAWKMLAVNLSDMAAMGAKPRWVLLSAALPELNQDWLKRFCDSFFALAARFDTVLIGGDTTKGDLVFNVTIVGEVPTGRALRRDAAEVGDDIWVSGRLGLAAAALNKHLGHYQLPSEIMAVCDDKLLRPEPRVSLGQALLPFAHAAQDVSDGLAQDVGHILKASAVGAEIFADCVPSLPELKNVLSREQWLSAVLAGGDDYELIFTAAPKDSERVCQAAEQSGVPVARIGKITDSGRLNILDAKGGVLELTSLGFDHFG; translated from the coding sequence ATGACGGAATTTGACTTTATCAGACAATATTTGCAGCGACAAAAATCGGAAGGTTTGATTTTGGGCATAGGCGATGATGCCGCTATTATTCGCCCAAGTAACGGATTTGATTTATGTTTTAGCGCTGATATGTTGGTTAAGGGTAGACATTTTTTTGAAGATGTTTTGCCCGAAGATTTGGCATGGAAAATGCTTGCAGTAAATTTGTCCGATATGGCCGCAATGGGTGCCAAGCCACGTTGGGTGTTGCTCAGTGCTGCCTTGCCTGAATTGAATCAAGACTGGCTCAAACGTTTTTGCGATAGCTTTTTTGCTTTGGCCGCGCGTTTTGATACGGTGTTGATTGGTGGCGATACCACTAAAGGTGATTTGGTCTTTAATGTAACGATAGTAGGTGAAGTTCCGACAGGGCGTGCCCTGCGGCGTGATGCGGCCGAAGTCGGCGACGATATTTGGGTATCGGGTCGGTTGGGTTTGGCTGCTGCTGCGTTGAACAAACATCTTGGGCATTATCAATTGCCGTCTGAAATCATGGCAGTTTGCGATGATAAATTGCTCCGTCCGGAGCCGCGCGTTTCATTGGGTCAGGCATTGTTGCCGTTTGCCCATGCCGCGCAAGATGTTTCAGACGGCCTGGCTCAAGATGTGGGGCATATTTTAAAAGCCTCTGCTGTCGGTGCAGAAATATTTGCCGATTGTGTGCCGTCGTTGCCTGAATTGAAAAACGTTTTGTCGCGCGAACAATGGTTGTCGGCAGTATTGGCCGGCGGCGATGATTATGAACTGATTTTTACTGCTGCTCCAAAAGACAGTGAACGCGTTTGTCAGGCAGCGGAACAAAGTGGCGTACCGGTTGCCCGAATTGGTAAAATTACTGACTCAGGCCGTCTGAATATTTTGGATGCCAAAGGCGGCGTATTGGAACTGACTTCTTTAGGATTTGATCATTTTGGCTGA
- the apaG gene encoding Co2+/Mg2+ efflux protein ApaG — MNEIEINVEPRYMAGQSDVYRDRYAFNYLITICNRSDEIITLRQRFWEITDGHGETEQVGHAGLIEEQPVLYPGEAYEYNSGSQISTPWGSIEGAYEFEDSIGKRFVIGVPKLEFKAGFTLQ, encoded by the coding sequence ATGAATGAAATCGAGATTAACGTGGAGCCGCGTTATATGGCCGGTCAGAGCGACGTCTATCGCGACCGCTATGCCTTCAATTATCTGATTACCATCTGCAACCGCAGTGATGAAATCATTACTTTGCGTCAGCGTTTTTGGGAAATCACCGACGGACACGGTGAGACAGAGCAGGTTGGTCATGCCGGCCTGATTGAAGAGCAACCTGTTTTGTACCCGGGCGAAGCCTATGAGTACAACAGTGGTTCGCAAATCAGCACGCCTTGGGGCAGCATCGAAGGCGCGTATGAGTTTGAAGACAGCATCGGCAAACGTTTCGTTATCGGGGTGCCGAAGCTTGAATTCAAAGCAGGCTTTACTTTGCAATAG
- the hpnE gene encoding hydroxysqualene dehydroxylase HpnE, giving the protein MNTQRPKIAVIGAGWAGLSAAVSLIHRADIALFEAGRQAGGRARALAGKNDGFSFLDNGQHILLGAYHGVQTLMQHIGVQPESAFLRQPLQWYIHEGLQFQTASLPAPWHLLVGILRVKNLSFSLKIKLLSDMSALRRWAAHHKTDLTVAKWLRTRNVPRSLLGQFWQPLVWSALNTPLEQASLRILCNVLNDGVWSEKANSDYLLPKQDLGRIVAEPALDFLHKHGAKIHLETRVSHLNHHIDGRIEINGEVFDAVVLAVAPYHVDALLPEDTPDYIQTAYQSLHYHAITTVYLRYAQTVKLPAPLTGLDDGTAQWVLHRGALGLPDNEVAVVISVSDYTEAWKDKDLAEKIHADIKRVCPDLDKPEAVRIITEKRATTAATVDFVQPDFSWLHHRRIYPAGDYLHPRYPATLEAAVQSGFAAAEKLMLDLRFE; this is encoded by the coding sequence ATGAATACTCAGCGTCCAAAAATTGCTGTGATTGGTGCCGGTTGGGCAGGTCTGTCTGCGGCGGTTTCTCTGATTCATCGAGCTGATATTGCTTTGTTTGAGGCTGGGAGACAGGCTGGCGGTAGAGCGCGTGCCTTAGCCGGGAAAAATGATGGATTCAGCTTTTTGGATAATGGGCAGCATATCTTGTTGGGCGCGTATCATGGTGTTCAAACTTTGATGCAACATATTGGCGTTCAACCCGAGTCAGCCTTTTTACGCCAGCCTTTGCAATGGTACATCCATGAAGGATTACAGTTTCAGACGGCCTCTCTGCCTGCGCCTTGGCATTTGCTTGTCGGCATCCTACGTGTGAAAAATCTTTCTTTTTCATTGAAAATCAAATTGCTGTCGGATATGTCGGCATTGCGACGTTGGGCAGCTCATCATAAAACCGATTTGACGGTTGCAAAGTGGTTGAGAACACGAAATGTTCCGCGCAGCCTGCTTGGCCAATTTTGGCAACCTTTGGTTTGGAGTGCTTTAAATACACCGTTAGAACAGGCATCGTTGCGCATTTTATGTAATGTATTGAATGATGGTGTGTGGTCTGAAAAGGCGAACAGTGATTATCTTTTGCCTAAGCAGGATTTAGGGCGGATCGTAGCCGAACCGGCTTTGGATTTTCTGCACAAGCATGGTGCAAAGATACATCTTGAAACTCGTGTTTCCCATTTAAACCATCATATTGATGGACGAATTGAAATCAATGGCGAAGTATTTGATGCGGTTGTTTTGGCTGTTGCGCCATATCATGTTGACGCGCTTTTGCCTGAAGATACGCCTGACTATATTCAGACGGCCTATCAATCGTTGCATTACCATGCGATTACTACGGTTTATTTGCGTTATGCCCAAACAGTCAAACTACCTGCGCCTTTAACCGGTCTTGACGATGGTACGGCGCAATGGGTGCTGCATCGGGGGGCATTGGGTTTGCCGGATAATGAAGTCGCGGTTGTCATCAGCGTTTCCGATTACACCGAGGCTTGGAAGGATAAAGATTTAGCCGAGAAAATTCATGCGGACATTAAGCGGGTTTGTCCGGATTTGGATAAACCCGAAGCCGTACGCATTATTACGGAAAAACGCGCGACTACGGCGGCAACGGTTGATTTTGTACAACCTGATTTCTCATGGCTGCACCATCGCCGTATTTATCCGGCCGGCGACTACCTCCATCCGCGCTATCCTGCAACATTGGAAGCGGCGGTTCAGTCAGGTTTTGCCGCGGCTGAAAAGCTTATGCTGGATTTGCGGTTTGAATAA
- a CDS encoding phosphatidylglycerophosphatase A, with the protein MAERKPTFSWLLHKPLCFLGFGFGSGLSPVAPGTAGTLAALPLAFVLCLLGIDGWILLLLCIALFFWGIRICGYTERELGIQDYGGIVWDEIVAMLLVLSLIPFKWSWWLAAFVIFRLFDALKPWPIKWFDRRIHGGLGIMLDDLIAAAMTLMVLGLFYWIA; encoded by the coding sequence TTGGCTGAACGTAAACCTACTTTTTCTTGGCTGTTGCACAAACCATTGTGTTTTTTAGGATTCGGTTTCGGCAGCGGCTTGTCGCCGGTTGCGCCGGGTACGGCCGGAACGCTGGCAGCATTACCTCTGGCTTTTGTATTGTGCCTGTTGGGCATAGACGGCTGGATATTGCTTTTATTGTGTATCGCCTTGTTTTTCTGGGGTATCCGCATTTGCGGTTATACCGAGAGGGAACTGGGTATTCAGGATTACGGCGGTATCGTCTGGGATGAAATTGTCGCGATGCTGCTGGTGCTGTCGCTGATTCCTTTTAAATGGAGCTGGTGGCTGGCGGCTTTTGTTATTTTCCGCTTGTTTGATGCGTTGAAACCATGGCCGATCAAATGGTTTGACCGGCGGATTCATGGAGGTTTGGGCATTATGCTTGATGATTTGATTGCGGCTGCGATGACCTTGATGGTCTTGGGCCTGTTTTATTGGATCGCGTGA
- the hpnD gene encoding presqualene diphosphate synthase HpnD has product MLALDYCHQKAAESHSSFLSGFRFLSVEKRNAITVLYAFCRELDDVVDGCTDLNVAQITLNWWRSDLEKVFNNEMPEHPVHQALKDIRASFDLPKNEFEALIDGMQMDLEQARYGSFDELKLYCHRVAGVVGCLIARILGFSNPQTLEYADKMGLALQLTNIIRDVGEDARQGRIYLPIEEMQKFDVPANVIMQCKPTDNFAKLMQFQVDRARETYREAMLLLPAADKKSQKVGLIMAAIYYALLNEIDRDGVQNVLTYKIAIPSPRKKRIALKTWLFGFKP; this is encoded by the coding sequence GTGCTTGCTTTGGATTATTGTCACCAAAAGGCTGCAGAAAGCCATTCCAGTTTTTTATCCGGCTTTCGTTTTTTATCGGTAGAAAAACGGAATGCGATCACTGTTTTATATGCTTTTTGTCGCGAACTAGATGATGTGGTTGATGGTTGTACCGATCTAAATGTAGCTCAGATAACGTTGAACTGGTGGCGCAGTGATTTGGAGAAAGTATTCAACAATGAGATGCCTGAGCATCCCGTTCATCAAGCTTTAAAAGATATTCGGGCAAGTTTTGATTTGCCGAAGAATGAATTTGAAGCTTTGATTGATGGCATGCAGATGGATTTGGAGCAGGCTCGTTATGGTAGTTTTGATGAATTAAAACTGTATTGTCATCGTGTTGCTGGAGTAGTGGGGTGTCTTATTGCACGGATTTTAGGTTTTTCAAATCCCCAAACTTTGGAATATGCGGACAAAATGGGCTTGGCTTTGCAGTTGACGAACATTATTCGTGATGTGGGCGAAGATGCGCGGCAGGGAAGAATTTATCTGCCGATAGAGGAAATGCAGAAATTTGATGTGCCTGCCAACGTCATTATGCAGTGCAAACCGACAGACAATTTTGCGAAATTAATGCAGTTTCAAGTGGATAGGGCGCGTGAAACTTATCGTGAGGCTATGTTGCTTTTGCCGGCTGCGGATAAGAAATCGCAAAAAGTCGGTCTGATTATGGCGGCTATTTATTATGCGTTGTTAAATGAAATCGACCGCGATGGTGTGCAAAATGTGTTGACTTACAAAATTGCGATTCCTTCTCCCCGTAAAAAACGTATTGCTTTGAAAACTTGGCTGTTTGGATTTAAACCATGA
- a CDS encoding DUF2288 domain-containing protein, giving the protein MSIPLLNEKLNTETARISWEELQPHFARGAAVYVAPDLDLIAVAHHVAEDEAAPLKQWMEQGKFGAISDDMARTFLADKQEMWAVVVAPWVLVQPCKD; this is encoded by the coding sequence TCCACTCTTAAACGAAAAACTCAATACCGAAACCGCCCGCATTTCATGGGAAGAGCTGCAACCCCACTTCGCACGCGGTGCCGCCGTCTATGTTGCGCCCGATTTGGATTTGATTGCCGTCGCCCACCATGTTGCCGAAGATGAAGCCGCGCCATTGAAACAATGGATGGAACAAGGCAAATTCGGTGCCATCAGCGATGATATGGCGCGCACATTTTTAGCGGATAAGCAAGAAATGTGGGCGGTTGTCGTGGCGCCGTGGGTATTGGTACAGCCTTGCAAAGACTGA